From the genome of Apodemus sylvaticus chromosome 3, mApoSyl1.1, whole genome shotgun sequence, one region includes:
- the LOC127681604 gene encoding NACHT, LRR and PYD domains-containing protein 9A-like isoform X2, whose protein sequence is MMETSCFGLLQYLQKLSDKEFQRFKELLRKEPKKFKLKPISWTKIKNTSKEDLVMQLNKHYPEKVWNIVLSLFVQVNREDLSTMIQKERIDKYTKYKKYMKNTFQHIWTLETNTHITDRSYHKTIELQYRALQGIFDRKSKPITAVVSGSRGEGKTIFLRKVVLDWAAGNLLQNRFRYVFFFSVFTLNTTTEFSLAELISSNLPESSETLDDILSDPKRILFILEGFDYLKFDLELRTNLCNDCTKKLPTEIVLSSLLQKIMLQECSLLLELGDSSLSKIIPLLQYPREIMITGFPEQTIEFYCVSHFNIQRGREIFENLKRINTLFTLCSNPLMCWMICSSLKWQDESREVEKYYGGTVGLLYTLFMVSAFKSTFARTQSKHNSDQLKTLCTLAVEGMWKQVYVFDSEDLRRNGISETDKAVWLRMNFFQNQGHNIVFYHHTLQWYFAILFYFLKQGKETHHPIIGSLPQLLGEIYSHKQNQWFQTQVLLFGMITEQVASLLEPCFGFVSTEAVRQEIIRYIKSLSQQECNEKLLRTRNLFFCLLSNQEESFVTQVMDLFEEITVDICNVDDLSATQYCLQQASKLKHLHLHIQKRVFSEIHDSECGDLENFNVDKEIVATHWPMICSYLHKLYVLDLDSCHFSRKAIQDLCNSMSPSPTVPLTHFKLQSLWCSFMTNFGDGSLFHTLLQLPHLKYLNLYGTNLSNHVVEMLCSALRCSTCKVEELLLGKCDISSEACGIIATSLINSKVKHLSLVENPLKNKGVMSLCEVLKDPNCVLESLMLSYCCLTFIACGSLYEALLSNKHLSLLDLESNFLEDTGVNLLCEALKDPNCTLEELWLSGCYLTPESCEEIYTVFTCNKNLKTLKLGNNSIQDAGVKQLCEALCHPNCKLQCLGLDMCELTSDCCEDLALALTTCNTLKSLNLDWNLLEHSGLEVLCDALNHKDCNLKMLGLDKSLFPEKSQTLLQAVEKENKNLNVVHFPWIEEECQKRGVRLVWNSTN, encoded by the exons ATGATGGAGACATCTTGTTTTGGCTTGCTGCAGTATTTGCAAAAACTCAGTGATAAAGAATTCCAGAGATTTAAAGAGCTTCTCAGGAAAGAgccaaaaaaatttaaacttaaacCTATCTCCTGGACTAAGATTAAGAACACATCCAAAGAAGATCTGGTAATGCAACTGAACAAACATTATCCGGAAAAGGTATGGAATATTGTGTTGAGCCTGTTTGTACAGGTGAATCGGGAAGACCTCTCTACCATGATTCAGAAAGAAAGGATAG ataaatacacaaaatacaaaaagtatATGAAGAATACATTCCAGCACATATGGACATTGGAGACCAACACTCATATAACTGATAGAAGCTACCACAAAACTATAGAACTCCAGTACAGAGCATTGCAGGGCATATTTGATCGTAAGTCAAAGCCAATCACTGCAGTTGTATCAGGTTCTAGAGGAGAAggtaaaactattttcttaagaAAAGTAGTGTTGGATTGGGCAGCAGGAAATTTATTGCAGAACCGATTTCGGTacgtttttttcttctctgtcttcacTCTCAACACCACCACAGAGTTCAGCTTAGCTGAGCTTATCTCAAGTAATTTGCCTGAGTCTTCAGAGACACTGGATGACATTTTATCAGATCCAAAAAGAATCTTGTTTATCCTGGAAGGATTTGATTATCTGAAATTTGACTTGGAACTCAGGACAAACTTGTGCAATGACTGTACGAAGAAGCTGCCAACAGAAATCGTCTTGAGTAGTTTGTTACAAAAAATAATGCTCCAAGAATGTTCTCTTCTTCTTGAATTGGGGGACTCAAGTTTATCAAAAATTATTCCTTTGTTGCAGTATCCAAGAGAGATAATGATTACAGGATTCCCTGAACAAACTATAGAATTCTACTGTGTGTCACACTTCAATatccagagaggcagagaaatctttgagaatttaaaaagaattaacacattgttcACTTTATGCAGCAATCCTTTAATGTGCTGGATGATTTGTAGTTCTTTAAAGTGGCAGGATGAGAGCAGAGAAGTAGAAAAATATTATGGTGGAACAGTCGGGCTTCTCTACACATTATTTATGGTGAGTGCATTTAAATCAACATTTGCCAGGACTCAATCTAAACACAACAGTGACCAATTAAAGACCCTGTGCACCTTGGCTGTAGAGGGAATGTGGAAACAGGTGTATGTGTTTgactctgaggacctcaggagaaATGGGATATCTGAAACAGATAAGGCAGTGTGGCTGAGAATGAATTTTTTCCAGAATCAAGGTCACAACATTGTGTTTTATCATCATACACTACAGTGGTATTTTGCTATCCTGTTCTATTTTCTCAAACAAGGCAAAGAGACACATCACCCAATTATTGGAAGTCTACCTCAACTTCTAGGAGAAATTTATTCTCATAAACAGAACCAATGGTTCCAGACACAGGTATTATTGTTTGGAATGATCACTGAGCAAGTCGCCTCCTTGCTTGAACCATGCTTTGGCTTTGTATCAACAGAAGCGgtaaggcaggaaatcattagaTACATTAAGAGTCTCAGTCAACAAGAGTGCAATGAAAAACTATTACGTACCAGGAATTTGTTTTTCTGTCTACTCAGCAACCAGGAGGAAAGTTTTGTAACACAAGTGATGGATCTATTTGAAGAAATTACTGTTGATATTTGTAATGTTGATGATTTGTCAGCAACTCAATACTGTCTACAGCAAGCCTCAAAATTGAAACATCTTCACCTGCATATACAAAAGAGAGTTTTTTCAGAAATACATGATTCAGAATGTGGTGACTTAGAAAACTTTAATGTGGACAAAGA AATTGTAGCTACACATTGGCCTATGATCTGCAGTTATTTACATAAATTGTATGTGTTAGATCTGGACAGTTGTCATTTCAGTAGAAAGGCCATACAGGATCTCTGTAATTCAATGTCTCCATCTCCTACAGTGCCTCTGACTCATTTTAAGCTCCAAAGCTTGTG GTGCTCCTTCATGACTAACTTTGGAGATGGTTCATTATTTCACACTCTTCTTCAGCTACCTCACCTGAAATACCTGAACTTGTATGGCACTAATCTCTCTAATCATGTGGTTGAGATGCTCTGCTCAGCCCTGAGATGTTCAACATGCAAAGTGGAGGAGCTATT GTTGGGAAAATGTGACATCTCAAGTGAGGCATGTGGCATAATTGCTACTTCCCTTATCAACTCTAAGGTGAAACATCTCTCATTGGTTGAAAATCCCTTGAAGAACAAAGGAGTTATGTCATTGTGTGAAGTGCTAAAGGACCCAAACTGTGTTCTGGAGTCACTGAT GTTGTCTTACTGCTGTCTCACATTCATTGCCTGTGGCAGTCTCTATGAAGCCCTTTTGAGCAACAAACACCTCTCTCTGCTTGATCTGGAGTCAAATTTCCTGGAAGACACTGGAGTGAACCTTCTGTGTGAAGCTTTGAAAGATCCAAATTGCACCCTTGAGGAGTTATG GTTGTCTGGTTGCTATTTAACTCCAGAGAGCTGTGAAGAGATCTATACTGTTTTTACGTGCAATAAAAATCTAAAGACCCTAAAACTTGGCAACAATAGCATACAAGATGCTGGTGTCAAACAGTTATGTGAAGCTCTGTGTCATCCTAACTGTAAATTGCAATGTCTTGG GTTAGACATGTGTGAGCTTACCAGTGACTGTTGTGAAGACCTGGCCTTGGCTCTCACCACCTGCAACACATTGAAGAGCTTAAATCTAGACTGGAATCTCTTGGAACATTCTGGGCTGGAGGTGCTCTGTGATGCTTTGAATCACAAAGACTGTAACCTGAAGATGCTTGG GCTGGACAAATCTTTATTTCCTGAGAAATCACAGACATTACTGCAAGctgtggaaaaggaaaataaaaatctgaatgTTGTGCATTTTCCCTGGATTGAAGAGGAATGCCAGAAGAGGGGTGTTCGTCTGGTATGGAACAGCACAAATTGA
- the LOC127681604 gene encoding NACHT, LRR and PYD domains-containing protein 9A-like isoform X3: MMETSCFGLLQYLQKLSDKEFQRFKELLRKEPKKFKLKPISWTKIKNTSKEDLVMQLNKHYPEKVWNIVLSLFVQVNREDLSTMIQKERIDKYTKYKKYMKNTFQHIWTLETNTHITDRSYHKTIELQYRALQGIFDRKSKPITAVVSGSRGEGKTIFLRKVVLDWAAGNLLQNRFRYVFFFSVFTLNTTTEFSLAELISSNLPESSETLDDILSDPKRILFILEGFDYLKFDLELRTNLCNDCTKKLPTEIVLSSLLQKIMLQECSLLLELGDSSLSKIIPLLQYPREIMITGFPEQTIEFYCVSHFNIQRGREIFENLKRINTLFTLCSNPLMCWMICSSLKWQDESREVEKYYGGTVGLLYTLFMVSAFKSTFARTQSKHNSDQLKTLCTLAVEGMWKQVYVFDSEDLRRNGISETDKAVWLRMNFFQNQGHNIVFYHHTLQWYFAILFYFLKQGKETHHPIIGSLPQLLGEIYSHKQNQWFQTQVLLFGMITEQVASLLEPCFGFVSTEAVRQEIIRYIKSLSQQECNEKLLRTRNLFFCLLSNQEESFVTQVMDLFEEITVDICNVDDLSATQYCLQQASKLKHLHLHIQKRVFSEIHDSECGDLENFNVDKECSFMTNFGDGSLFHTLLQLPHLKYLNLYGTNLSNHVVEMLCSALRCSTCKVEELLLGKCDISSEACGIIATSLINSKVKHLSLVENPLKNKGVMSLCEVLKDPNCVLESLMLSYCCLTFIACGSLYEALLSNKHLSLLDLESNFLEDTGVNLLCEALKDPNCTLEELWLSGCYLTPESCEEIYTVFTCNKNLKTLKLGNNSIQDAGVKQLCEALCHPNCKLQCLGLDMCELTSDCCEDLALALTTCNTLKSLNLDWNLLEHSGLEVLCDALNHKDCNLKMLGLDKSLFPEKSQTLLQAVEKENKNLNVVHFPWIEEECQKRGVRLVWNSTN; the protein is encoded by the exons ATGATGGAGACATCTTGTTTTGGCTTGCTGCAGTATTTGCAAAAACTCAGTGATAAAGAATTCCAGAGATTTAAAGAGCTTCTCAGGAAAGAgccaaaaaaatttaaacttaaacCTATCTCCTGGACTAAGATTAAGAACACATCCAAAGAAGATCTGGTAATGCAACTGAACAAACATTATCCGGAAAAGGTATGGAATATTGTGTTGAGCCTGTTTGTACAGGTGAATCGGGAAGACCTCTCTACCATGATTCAGAAAGAAAGGATAG ataaatacacaaaatacaaaaagtatATGAAGAATACATTCCAGCACATATGGACATTGGAGACCAACACTCATATAACTGATAGAAGCTACCACAAAACTATAGAACTCCAGTACAGAGCATTGCAGGGCATATTTGATCGTAAGTCAAAGCCAATCACTGCAGTTGTATCAGGTTCTAGAGGAGAAggtaaaactattttcttaagaAAAGTAGTGTTGGATTGGGCAGCAGGAAATTTATTGCAGAACCGATTTCGGTacgtttttttcttctctgtcttcacTCTCAACACCACCACAGAGTTCAGCTTAGCTGAGCTTATCTCAAGTAATTTGCCTGAGTCTTCAGAGACACTGGATGACATTTTATCAGATCCAAAAAGAATCTTGTTTATCCTGGAAGGATTTGATTATCTGAAATTTGACTTGGAACTCAGGACAAACTTGTGCAATGACTGTACGAAGAAGCTGCCAACAGAAATCGTCTTGAGTAGTTTGTTACAAAAAATAATGCTCCAAGAATGTTCTCTTCTTCTTGAATTGGGGGACTCAAGTTTATCAAAAATTATTCCTTTGTTGCAGTATCCAAGAGAGATAATGATTACAGGATTCCCTGAACAAACTATAGAATTCTACTGTGTGTCACACTTCAATatccagagaggcagagaaatctttgagaatttaaaaagaattaacacattgttcACTTTATGCAGCAATCCTTTAATGTGCTGGATGATTTGTAGTTCTTTAAAGTGGCAGGATGAGAGCAGAGAAGTAGAAAAATATTATGGTGGAACAGTCGGGCTTCTCTACACATTATTTATGGTGAGTGCATTTAAATCAACATTTGCCAGGACTCAATCTAAACACAACAGTGACCAATTAAAGACCCTGTGCACCTTGGCTGTAGAGGGAATGTGGAAACAGGTGTATGTGTTTgactctgaggacctcaggagaaATGGGATATCTGAAACAGATAAGGCAGTGTGGCTGAGAATGAATTTTTTCCAGAATCAAGGTCACAACATTGTGTTTTATCATCATACACTACAGTGGTATTTTGCTATCCTGTTCTATTTTCTCAAACAAGGCAAAGAGACACATCACCCAATTATTGGAAGTCTACCTCAACTTCTAGGAGAAATTTATTCTCATAAACAGAACCAATGGTTCCAGACACAGGTATTATTGTTTGGAATGATCACTGAGCAAGTCGCCTCCTTGCTTGAACCATGCTTTGGCTTTGTATCAACAGAAGCGgtaaggcaggaaatcattagaTACATTAAGAGTCTCAGTCAACAAGAGTGCAATGAAAAACTATTACGTACCAGGAATTTGTTTTTCTGTCTACTCAGCAACCAGGAGGAAAGTTTTGTAACACAAGTGATGGATCTATTTGAAGAAATTACTGTTGATATTTGTAATGTTGATGATTTGTCAGCAACTCAATACTGTCTACAGCAAGCCTCAAAATTGAAACATCTTCACCTGCATATACAAAAGAGAGTTTTTTCAGAAATACATGATTCAGAATGTGGTGACTTAGAAAACTTTAATGTGGACAAAGA GTGCTCCTTCATGACTAACTTTGGAGATGGTTCATTATTTCACACTCTTCTTCAGCTACCTCACCTGAAATACCTGAACTTGTATGGCACTAATCTCTCTAATCATGTGGTTGAGATGCTCTGCTCAGCCCTGAGATGTTCAACATGCAAAGTGGAGGAGCTATT GTTGGGAAAATGTGACATCTCAAGTGAGGCATGTGGCATAATTGCTACTTCCCTTATCAACTCTAAGGTGAAACATCTCTCATTGGTTGAAAATCCCTTGAAGAACAAAGGAGTTATGTCATTGTGTGAAGTGCTAAAGGACCCAAACTGTGTTCTGGAGTCACTGAT GTTGTCTTACTGCTGTCTCACATTCATTGCCTGTGGCAGTCTCTATGAAGCCCTTTTGAGCAACAAACACCTCTCTCTGCTTGATCTGGAGTCAAATTTCCTGGAAGACACTGGAGTGAACCTTCTGTGTGAAGCTTTGAAAGATCCAAATTGCACCCTTGAGGAGTTATG GTTGTCTGGTTGCTATTTAACTCCAGAGAGCTGTGAAGAGATCTATACTGTTTTTACGTGCAATAAAAATCTAAAGACCCTAAAACTTGGCAACAATAGCATACAAGATGCTGGTGTCAAACAGTTATGTGAAGCTCTGTGTCATCCTAACTGTAAATTGCAATGTCTTGG GTTAGACATGTGTGAGCTTACCAGTGACTGTTGTGAAGACCTGGCCTTGGCTCTCACCACCTGCAACACATTGAAGAGCTTAAATCTAGACTGGAATCTCTTGGAACATTCTGGGCTGGAGGTGCTCTGTGATGCTTTGAATCACAAAGACTGTAACCTGAAGATGCTTGG GCTGGACAAATCTTTATTTCCTGAGAAATCACAGACATTACTGCAAGctgtggaaaaggaaaataaaaatctgaatgTTGTGCATTTTCCCTGGATTGAAGAGGAATGCCAGAAGAGGGGTGTTCGTCTGGTATGGAACAGCACAAATTGA
- the LOC127681604 gene encoding NACHT, LRR and PYD domains-containing protein 9C-like isoform X1, with protein sequence MMETSCFGLLQYLQKLSDKEFQRFKELLRKEPKKFKLKPISWTKIKNTSKEDLVMQLNKHYPEKVWNIVLSLFVQVNREDLSTMIQKERIDKYTKYKKYMKNTFQHIWTLETNTHITDRSYHKTIELQYRALQGIFDRKSKPITAVVSGSRGEGKTIFLRKVVLDWAAGNLLQNRFRYVFFFSVFTLNTTTEFSLAELISSNLPESSETLDDILSDPKRILFILEGFDYLKFDLELRTNLCNDCTKKLPTEIVLSSLLQKIMLQECSLLLELGDSSLSKIIPLLQYPREIMITGFPEQTIEFYCVSHFNIQRGREIFENLKRINTLFTLCSNPLMCWMICSSLKWQDESREVEKYYGGTVGLLYTLFMVSAFKSTFARTQSKHNSDQLKTLCTLAVEGMWKQVYVFDSEDLRRNGISETDKAVWLRMNFFQNQGHNIVFYHHTLQWYFAILFYFLKQGKETHHPIIGSLPQLLGEIYSHKQNQWFQTQVLLFGMITEQVASLLEPCFGFVSTEAVRQEIIRYIKSLSQQECNEKLLRTRNLFFCLLSNQEESFVTQVMDLFEEITVDICNVDDLSATQYCLQQASKLKHLHLHIQKRVFSEIHDSECGDLENFNPLKNNDVLSHCRIVATHWPMICSYLHKLYVLDLDSCHFSRKAIQDLCNSMSPSPTVPLTHFKLQSLWCSFMTNFGDGSLFHTLLQLPHLKYLNLYGTNLSNHVVEMLCSALRCSTCKVEELLLGKCDISSEACGIIATSLINSKVKHLSLVENPLKNKGVMSLCEVLKDPNCVLESLMLSYCCLTFIACGSLYEALLSNKHLSLLDLESNFLEDTGVNLLCEALKDPNCTLEELWLSGCYLTPESCEEIYTVFTCNKNLKTLKLGNNSIQDAGVKQLCEALCHPNCKLQCLGLDMCELTSDCCEDLALALTTCNTLKSLNLDWNLLEHSGLEVLCDALNHKDCNLKMLGLDKSLFPEKSQTLLQAVEKENKNLNVVHFPWIEEECQKRGVRLVWNSTN encoded by the exons ATGATGGAGACATCTTGTTTTGGCTTGCTGCAGTATTTGCAAAAACTCAGTGATAAAGAATTCCAGAGATTTAAAGAGCTTCTCAGGAAAGAgccaaaaaaatttaaacttaaacCTATCTCCTGGACTAAGATTAAGAACACATCCAAAGAAGATCTGGTAATGCAACTGAACAAACATTATCCGGAAAAGGTATGGAATATTGTGTTGAGCCTGTTTGTACAGGTGAATCGGGAAGACCTCTCTACCATGATTCAGAAAGAAAGGATAG ataaatacacaaaatacaaaaagtatATGAAGAATACATTCCAGCACATATGGACATTGGAGACCAACACTCATATAACTGATAGAAGCTACCACAAAACTATAGAACTCCAGTACAGAGCATTGCAGGGCATATTTGATCGTAAGTCAAAGCCAATCACTGCAGTTGTATCAGGTTCTAGAGGAGAAggtaaaactattttcttaagaAAAGTAGTGTTGGATTGGGCAGCAGGAAATTTATTGCAGAACCGATTTCGGTacgtttttttcttctctgtcttcacTCTCAACACCACCACAGAGTTCAGCTTAGCTGAGCTTATCTCAAGTAATTTGCCTGAGTCTTCAGAGACACTGGATGACATTTTATCAGATCCAAAAAGAATCTTGTTTATCCTGGAAGGATTTGATTATCTGAAATTTGACTTGGAACTCAGGACAAACTTGTGCAATGACTGTACGAAGAAGCTGCCAACAGAAATCGTCTTGAGTAGTTTGTTACAAAAAATAATGCTCCAAGAATGTTCTCTTCTTCTTGAATTGGGGGACTCAAGTTTATCAAAAATTATTCCTTTGTTGCAGTATCCAAGAGAGATAATGATTACAGGATTCCCTGAACAAACTATAGAATTCTACTGTGTGTCACACTTCAATatccagagaggcagagaaatctttgagaatttaaaaagaattaacacattgttcACTTTATGCAGCAATCCTTTAATGTGCTGGATGATTTGTAGTTCTTTAAAGTGGCAGGATGAGAGCAGAGAAGTAGAAAAATATTATGGTGGAACAGTCGGGCTTCTCTACACATTATTTATGGTGAGTGCATTTAAATCAACATTTGCCAGGACTCAATCTAAACACAACAGTGACCAATTAAAGACCCTGTGCACCTTGGCTGTAGAGGGAATGTGGAAACAGGTGTATGTGTTTgactctgaggacctcaggagaaATGGGATATCTGAAACAGATAAGGCAGTGTGGCTGAGAATGAATTTTTTCCAGAATCAAGGTCACAACATTGTGTTTTATCATCATACACTACAGTGGTATTTTGCTATCCTGTTCTATTTTCTCAAACAAGGCAAAGAGACACATCACCCAATTATTGGAAGTCTACCTCAACTTCTAGGAGAAATTTATTCTCATAAACAGAACCAATGGTTCCAGACACAGGTATTATTGTTTGGAATGATCACTGAGCAAGTCGCCTCCTTGCTTGAACCATGCTTTGGCTTTGTATCAACAGAAGCGgtaaggcaggaaatcattagaTACATTAAGAGTCTCAGTCAACAAGAGTGCAATGAAAAACTATTACGTACCAGGAATTTGTTTTTCTGTCTACTCAGCAACCAGGAGGAAAGTTTTGTAACACAAGTGATGGATCTATTTGAAGAAATTACTGTTGATATTTGTAATGTTGATGATTTGTCAGCAACTCAATACTGTCTACAGCAAGCCTCAAAATTGAAACATCTTCACCTGCATATACAAAAGAGAGTTTTTTCAGAAATACATGATTCAGAATGTGGTGACTTAGAAAACTTTAAT CCATTAAAGAATAATGATGTGTTATCTCATTGCAGAATTGTAGCTACACATTGGCCTATGATCTGCAGTTATTTACATAAATTGTATGTGTTAGATCTGGACAGTTGTCATTTCAGTAGAAAGGCCATACAGGATCTCTGTAATTCAATGTCTCCATCTCCTACAGTGCCTCTGACTCATTTTAAGCTCCAAAGCTTGTG GTGCTCCTTCATGACTAACTTTGGAGATGGTTCATTATTTCACACTCTTCTTCAGCTACCTCACCTGAAATACCTGAACTTGTATGGCACTAATCTCTCTAATCATGTGGTTGAGATGCTCTGCTCAGCCCTGAGATGTTCAACATGCAAAGTGGAGGAGCTATT GTTGGGAAAATGTGACATCTCAAGTGAGGCATGTGGCATAATTGCTACTTCCCTTATCAACTCTAAGGTGAAACATCTCTCATTGGTTGAAAATCCCTTGAAGAACAAAGGAGTTATGTCATTGTGTGAAGTGCTAAAGGACCCAAACTGTGTTCTGGAGTCACTGAT GTTGTCTTACTGCTGTCTCACATTCATTGCCTGTGGCAGTCTCTATGAAGCCCTTTTGAGCAACAAACACCTCTCTCTGCTTGATCTGGAGTCAAATTTCCTGGAAGACACTGGAGTGAACCTTCTGTGTGAAGCTTTGAAAGATCCAAATTGCACCCTTGAGGAGTTATG GTTGTCTGGTTGCTATTTAACTCCAGAGAGCTGTGAAGAGATCTATACTGTTTTTACGTGCAATAAAAATCTAAAGACCCTAAAACTTGGCAACAATAGCATACAAGATGCTGGTGTCAAACAGTTATGTGAAGCTCTGTGTCATCCTAACTGTAAATTGCAATGTCTTGG GTTAGACATGTGTGAGCTTACCAGTGACTGTTGTGAAGACCTGGCCTTGGCTCTCACCACCTGCAACACATTGAAGAGCTTAAATCTAGACTGGAATCTCTTGGAACATTCTGGGCTGGAGGTGCTCTGTGATGCTTTGAATCACAAAGACTGTAACCTGAAGATGCTTGG GCTGGACAAATCTTTATTTCCTGAGAAATCACAGACATTACTGCAAGctgtggaaaaggaaaataaaaatctgaatgTTGTGCATTTTCCCTGGATTGAAGAGGAATGCCAGAAGAGGGGTGTTCGTCTGGTATGGAACAGCACAAATTGA